Proteins from a single region of Scylla paramamosain isolate STU-SP2022 chromosome 13, ASM3559412v1, whole genome shotgun sequence:
- the LOC135106322 gene encoding coronin-1A-like isoform X11, which yields MHIPKMPAQSATLTLKQNTFRGIRSSKFRHVYGKGARKENCYENVLITQKAHDTAACAVNPKFVAIAVEVAGGGAFIVLPLDKTGRIDINTPKVTGHAGPVLDLKWCPFNDNLIASGADDCTIKLWHIPDGGLKANLTEPLADLQGHQRRVSIVEWHPTAENVLFSAGYDYQILVWDARRGVLMQTLDLHTDVIYSLSLNRDGSRMATTSRDKRLRIIDPLSGKVLQEGLCHEGSKACKAVYCGDMGLVFTTGFSRFSDRQYGVWDEKNLNTPLRLDTIDSSSGVLTPFYDHDTRVVFVAGKGDGNIRYYEITDSPPYCHFLSQYISGEPQRGFGVMPKRGCKVSQCEIFRFYKLYATKAICEPISMIVPRKSDQFQPDLYPDTASPTPAMSAEEWFAGTTRGPVLMSMKTGMTIKTHRPLPLRPTESSSDKNADKKYAFLSRETRADYRPLEVKTSSSTDKDLKTSTNLDTKFQALQKLWGCNVKNMGDNKEQCSTNSSGIESEKTYTSTKNTINKMNIKSGDSPHKLTSYAMQEKEIEILEKPSPKTESESNPNESQEAAAAEAP from the exons ATGCATATCCCAAAAATGCCTGCACAGTCGG CAACGTTGACCTTGAAGCAGAACACATTCCGAGGCATCCGGTCCTCAAAGTTCCGGCACGTGTATGGCAAAGGCGCCCGCAAGGAGAACTGCTACGAGAATGTGCTCATCACGCAGAAGGCGCACGACACAGCTGCCTGCGCGGTCAACCCAAAGTTTGTGGCCATCGCTGTGgaagtggcaggaggaggagccttcATAGTGCTGCCTCTTGACAAG ACGGGGCGCATAGACATCAACACTCCGAAGGTGACGGGACACGCAGGACCGGTGCTGGATCTCAAGTGGTGTCCCTTTAATGACAACCTCATTGCATCAGGGGCAGATGACTGTACTATAAAGTTATGGCACATACCGGATGGAGGACTCAAGGCTAACCTGACAGAGCCCCTGGCCGACCTGCAGGGCCATCAGCGACGCGTGTCCATTGTGGAGTGGCACCCGACGGCTGAGAATGTGTTGTTCTCTGCAGGTTATGACTATCAG ATCCTGGTGTGGGACGCTCGCCGAGGAGTCCTCATGCAGACCCTTGATCTCCACACCGATGTGATATACAGCCTCTCTCTGAACCGCGACGGCTCCCGCATGGCTACCACCAGCAGGGACAAGCGCCTCAGAATTATTGACCCGCTCTCTGGGAAGGTCCTGCAG GAGGGACTGTGTCATGAGGGCTCCAAGGCATGCAAGGCAGTGTACTGTGGGGACATGGGGCTGGTCTTCACCACGGGCTTCAGTAGGTTTAGTGACCGTCAGTACGGAGTGTGGGACGAGAAGAACCTCAACACTCCCCTTCGTCTTGACACCATTGACTCCTCTTCAGGGGTGCTGACACCCTTCTATGACCACGACACAAGGGTGGTCTTTGTGGCCGGCAAG GGAGATGGTAACATCCGGTACTATGAGATCACAGACAGCCCCCCCTACTGCCACTTCCTCAGCCAGTATATATCAGGAGAACCACAG AGAGGATTTGGTGTGATGCCTAAGAGAGGCTGTAAAGTGTCTCAGTGTGAGATATTCCGTTTCTACAAATTGTATGCCACCAAGGCCATCTGTGAACCCATCTCCATGATAGTACCCAGGAAG AGTGACCAGTTCCAGCCTGACCTGTACCCTGACACAGCCTCCCCCACACCAGCCATGTCAGCTGAGGAGTGGTTCGCGGGCACCACCAGAGGGCCAGTTCTGATGTCAATGAAGACAG GAATGACCATCAAGACTCACCGGCCTCTCCCACTGAGACCAACCGAGTCCTCCTCTGACAAAAATGCCGACAAGAAGTATGCTTTCCTCTCCCGGGAGACGCGAGCCGACTACCGGCCGCTGGAG GTCAAGACCTCCAGTAGCACAGACAAAGATCTCAAGACTTCCACTAATTTGGACACGAAATTCCAAGCTCTACAAAAACTCTGGGGATGCAATGTTAAGAATATG GGAGACAACAAAGAGCAGTGTTCCACCAATAGCAGTGGGATTGAAAGTGAAAAGACTTACACATCCACCAAAAACACCATCAATAAAATGAACATCAAGTCTGGGGACTCTCCCCACAAGTTGACTAGCTATGCTATGCAAGAAAAAGAGATTGAGATCTTGGAGAAGCCTTCCCCAAAGACTGAATCTGAG TCCAACCCCAATGAATCACAGGAAGCGGCCGCAGCAGAAG CTCCGTAG
- the LOC135106322 gene encoding coronin-1A-like isoform X10 translates to MHIPKMPAQSATLTLKQNTFRGIRSSKFRHVYGKGARKENCYENVLITQKAHDTAACAVNPKFVAIAVEVAGGGAFIVLPLDKTGRIDINTPKVTGHAGPVLDLKWCPFNDNLIASGADDCTIKLWHIPDGGLKANLTEPLADLQGHQRRVSIVEWHPTAENVLFSAGYDYQILVWDARRGVLMQTLDLHTDVIYSLSLNRDGSRMATTSRDKRLRIIDPLSGKVLQEGLCHEGSKACKAVYCGDMGLVFTTGFSRFSDRQYGVWDEKNLNTPLRLDTIDSSSGVLTPFYDHDTRVVFVAGKGDGNIRYYEITDSPPYCHFLSQYISGEPQRGFGVMPKRGCKVSQCEIFRFYKLYATKAICEPISMIVPRKSDQFQPDLYPDTASPTPAMSAEEWFAGTTRGPVLMSMKTGMTIKTHRPLPLRPTESSSDKNADKKYAFLSRETRADYRPLEASVKTSSSTDKDLKTSTNLDTKFQALQKLWGCNVKNMGDNKEQCSTNSSGIESEKTYTSTKNTINKMNIKSGDSPHKLTSYAMQEKEIEILEKPSPKTESESNPNESQEAAAAEAP, encoded by the exons ATGCATATCCCAAAAATGCCTGCACAGTCGG CAACGTTGACCTTGAAGCAGAACACATTCCGAGGCATCCGGTCCTCAAAGTTCCGGCACGTGTATGGCAAAGGCGCCCGCAAGGAGAACTGCTACGAGAATGTGCTCATCACGCAGAAGGCGCACGACACAGCTGCCTGCGCGGTCAACCCAAAGTTTGTGGCCATCGCTGTGgaagtggcaggaggaggagccttcATAGTGCTGCCTCTTGACAAG ACGGGGCGCATAGACATCAACACTCCGAAGGTGACGGGACACGCAGGACCGGTGCTGGATCTCAAGTGGTGTCCCTTTAATGACAACCTCATTGCATCAGGGGCAGATGACTGTACTATAAAGTTATGGCACATACCGGATGGAGGACTCAAGGCTAACCTGACAGAGCCCCTGGCCGACCTGCAGGGCCATCAGCGACGCGTGTCCATTGTGGAGTGGCACCCGACGGCTGAGAATGTGTTGTTCTCTGCAGGTTATGACTATCAG ATCCTGGTGTGGGACGCTCGCCGAGGAGTCCTCATGCAGACCCTTGATCTCCACACCGATGTGATATACAGCCTCTCTCTGAACCGCGACGGCTCCCGCATGGCTACCACCAGCAGGGACAAGCGCCTCAGAATTATTGACCCGCTCTCTGGGAAGGTCCTGCAG GAGGGACTGTGTCATGAGGGCTCCAAGGCATGCAAGGCAGTGTACTGTGGGGACATGGGGCTGGTCTTCACCACGGGCTTCAGTAGGTTTAGTGACCGTCAGTACGGAGTGTGGGACGAGAAGAACCTCAACACTCCCCTTCGTCTTGACACCATTGACTCCTCTTCAGGGGTGCTGACACCCTTCTATGACCACGACACAAGGGTGGTCTTTGTGGCCGGCAAG GGAGATGGTAACATCCGGTACTATGAGATCACAGACAGCCCCCCCTACTGCCACTTCCTCAGCCAGTATATATCAGGAGAACCACAG AGAGGATTTGGTGTGATGCCTAAGAGAGGCTGTAAAGTGTCTCAGTGTGAGATATTCCGTTTCTACAAATTGTATGCCACCAAGGCCATCTGTGAACCCATCTCCATGATAGTACCCAGGAAG AGTGACCAGTTCCAGCCTGACCTGTACCCTGACACAGCCTCCCCCACACCAGCCATGTCAGCTGAGGAGTGGTTCGCGGGCACCACCAGAGGGCCAGTTCTGATGTCAATGAAGACAG GAATGACCATCAAGACTCACCGGCCTCTCCCACTGAGACCAACCGAGTCCTCCTCTGACAAAAATGCCGACAAGAAGTATGCTTTCCTCTCCCGGGAGACGCGAGCCGACTACCGGCCGCTGGAGGCAAGT GTCAAGACCTCCAGTAGCACAGACAAAGATCTCAAGACTTCCACTAATTTGGACACGAAATTCCAAGCTCTACAAAAACTCTGGGGATGCAATGTTAAGAATATG GGAGACAACAAAGAGCAGTGTTCCACCAATAGCAGTGGGATTGAAAGTGAAAAGACTTACACATCCACCAAAAACACCATCAATAAAATGAACATCAAGTCTGGGGACTCTCCCCACAAGTTGACTAGCTATGCTATGCAAGAAAAAGAGATTGAGATCTTGGAGAAGCCTTCCCCAAAGACTGAATCTGAG TCCAACCCCAATGAATCACAGGAAGCGGCCGCAGCAGAAG CTCCGTAG
- the LOC135106322 gene encoding coronin-1A-like isoform X9, which produces MHIPKMPAQSATLTLKQNTFRGIRSSKFRHVYGKGARKENCYENVLITQKAHDTAACAVNPKFVAIAVEVAGGGAFIVLPLDKTGRIDINTPKVTGHAGPVLDLKWCPFNDNLIASGADDCTIKLWHIPDGGLKANLTEPLADLQGHQRRVSIVEWHPTAENVLFSAGYDYQILVWDARRGVLMQTLDLHTDVIYSLSLNRDGSRMATTSRDKRLRIIDPLSGKVLQEGLCHEGSKACKAVYCGDMGLVFTTGFSRFSDRQYGVWDEKNLNTPLRLDTIDSSSGVLTPFYDHDTRVVFVAGKGDGNIRYYEITDSPPYCHFLSQYISGEPQRGFGVMPKRGCKVSQCEIFRFYKLYATKAICEPISMIVPRKSDQFQPDLYPDTASPTPAMSAEEWFAGTTRGPVLMSMKTGMTIKTHRPLPLRPTESSSDKNADKKYAFLSRETRADYRPLEASVKTSSSTDKDLKTSTNLDTKFQALQKLWGCNVKNMGDNKEQCSTNSSGIESEKTYTSTKNTINKMNIKSGDSPHKLTSYAMQEKEIEILEKPSPKTESESNPNESQEAAAAEGDP; this is translated from the exons ATGCATATCCCAAAAATGCCTGCACAGTCGG CAACGTTGACCTTGAAGCAGAACACATTCCGAGGCATCCGGTCCTCAAAGTTCCGGCACGTGTATGGCAAAGGCGCCCGCAAGGAGAACTGCTACGAGAATGTGCTCATCACGCAGAAGGCGCACGACACAGCTGCCTGCGCGGTCAACCCAAAGTTTGTGGCCATCGCTGTGgaagtggcaggaggaggagccttcATAGTGCTGCCTCTTGACAAG ACGGGGCGCATAGACATCAACACTCCGAAGGTGACGGGACACGCAGGACCGGTGCTGGATCTCAAGTGGTGTCCCTTTAATGACAACCTCATTGCATCAGGGGCAGATGACTGTACTATAAAGTTATGGCACATACCGGATGGAGGACTCAAGGCTAACCTGACAGAGCCCCTGGCCGACCTGCAGGGCCATCAGCGACGCGTGTCCATTGTGGAGTGGCACCCGACGGCTGAGAATGTGTTGTTCTCTGCAGGTTATGACTATCAG ATCCTGGTGTGGGACGCTCGCCGAGGAGTCCTCATGCAGACCCTTGATCTCCACACCGATGTGATATACAGCCTCTCTCTGAACCGCGACGGCTCCCGCATGGCTACCACCAGCAGGGACAAGCGCCTCAGAATTATTGACCCGCTCTCTGGGAAGGTCCTGCAG GAGGGACTGTGTCATGAGGGCTCCAAGGCATGCAAGGCAGTGTACTGTGGGGACATGGGGCTGGTCTTCACCACGGGCTTCAGTAGGTTTAGTGACCGTCAGTACGGAGTGTGGGACGAGAAGAACCTCAACACTCCCCTTCGTCTTGACACCATTGACTCCTCTTCAGGGGTGCTGACACCCTTCTATGACCACGACACAAGGGTGGTCTTTGTGGCCGGCAAG GGAGATGGTAACATCCGGTACTATGAGATCACAGACAGCCCCCCCTACTGCCACTTCCTCAGCCAGTATATATCAGGAGAACCACAG AGAGGATTTGGTGTGATGCCTAAGAGAGGCTGTAAAGTGTCTCAGTGTGAGATATTCCGTTTCTACAAATTGTATGCCACCAAGGCCATCTGTGAACCCATCTCCATGATAGTACCCAGGAAG AGTGACCAGTTCCAGCCTGACCTGTACCCTGACACAGCCTCCCCCACACCAGCCATGTCAGCTGAGGAGTGGTTCGCGGGCACCACCAGAGGGCCAGTTCTGATGTCAATGAAGACAG GAATGACCATCAAGACTCACCGGCCTCTCCCACTGAGACCAACCGAGTCCTCCTCTGACAAAAATGCCGACAAGAAGTATGCTTTCCTCTCCCGGGAGACGCGAGCCGACTACCGGCCGCTGGAGGCAAGT GTCAAGACCTCCAGTAGCACAGACAAAGATCTCAAGACTTCCACTAATTTGGACACGAAATTCCAAGCTCTACAAAAACTCTGGGGATGCAATGTTAAGAATATG GGAGACAACAAAGAGCAGTGTTCCACCAATAGCAGTGGGATTGAAAGTGAAAAGACTTACACATCCACCAAAAACACCATCAATAAAATGAACATCAAGTCTGGGGACTCTCCCCACAAGTTGACTAGCTATGCTATGCAAGAAAAAGAGATTGAGATCTTGGAGAAGCCTTCCCCAAAGACTGAATCTGAG TCCAACCCCAATGAATCACAGGAAGCGGCCGCAGCAGAAGGTGACCCGTAG